In Chiloscyllium plagiosum isolate BGI_BamShark_2017 chromosome 39, ASM401019v2, whole genome shotgun sequence, one genomic interval encodes:
- the serhl gene encoding serine hydrolase-like protein isoform X2 produces the protein MSFVSKCFSMAIVKGVYRELSFTVPWGHIAAKAWGHPSGRPVLCLHGWADNANTFDRLIPLLPGEFYYVALDFPGHGLSSHRSPGIPYYFTEYISDVRRIADALNWNKFTILGHSMGGNVGGLFCSVFPDLVDKLIVLDGYGFYPTAITAIRERLQTAIDELIKLEKEQGSPRVYTPGGALKRLLQGNRSVSEESGKILLQRGATEVSGGVVFNRDLRINLR, from the exons ATGTCCTTCGTGTCAAAGTGTTTTTCCATGGCAATCGTGAAAG GCGTCTACCGTGAGCTGAGCTTCACAGTTCCGTGGGGCCACATCGCAGCCAAGGCCTGGGGTCATCCCAGTGGGCGCCCAGTATTATGTCTGCACGGCTGGGCAGATAATGCCAACACTTTTGACCGACTCATCCCTTTGCTTCCCGGAG AGTTTTATTACGTGGCATTGGATTTTCCTGGTCATGGCCTTTCCTCACACCGGTCGCCAGGAATTCCCTATTACTTCACGGAATACATCTCGGACGTGCGGCGAATTGCAGACG CTTTAAACTGGAATAAGTTCACCATTTTAGGCCACAGCATGG GGGGTAATGTTGGAGGCTTG TTTTGTTCAGTATTCCCAGACTTGGTCGATAAACTGATTGTGCTGGATGGATATGGGTTTTATCCAACTGCAATT ACCGCTATCCGGGAACGACTTCAGACAGCGATTGATGAGCTTATAAAGCTGGAAAAGGAGCAGGGTTCACCCCGTGTGTATACGCCTGGTGGAGCACTAAAGAG GTTGCTGCAGGGAAATCGGTCCGTTTCTGAGGAAAGTGGGAAGATTCTGCTTCAGCGGGGAGCCACTGAGGTATCTGGAG GTGTTGTCTTCAACCGCGATTTGAGAATTAATCTG CGCTAA